The sequence CGCGCCCGGCCCGGCGGCCGGCCTACAGCGTGCTCGGGCACGCCCGCTGGGCCGGGACCGGCGTCGCCGCCCTGCCGGACTGGCGCCCGATGCTGGCCGAGGCGATGCCGCGGCTGCGCGCCTGAGCCCGGGACCGGTCAGCGCGGTTCGGCCAGCCACTGGCCGAAGGTCTGCGTGCCGCGCACGCCGGGGCGGTCGGGCAGGTTGCCGCCGGTGGCCATCGCCCGTCCCGCCCGCCCCGGCATCGGCACGCCGAGCACCAGCTTGCGCGGGCCGTGCCGGCGGGCGGCCCGGCGCACCATGTCGGCCAGCGGCACCGGCTCCGGCCCGGCCATCTCCGGGGCCATGCCCAGCGGCGGGCCCGCGGCCAGCCGGACCAGCTCGGCGGCCACCTCGCGGGCCGCGACCGGCTGGCTGAGCATCCTGGGCACCACCGCGACCGGTCCGGGGAAGCGGGTCAGCGACTGCACGGCGAACTCGTGGAACTGGGTCGCGCGCAGCACGGTGGCCGGCACGCCACCGGCCAGCGCCACCTCCTCCTGCCGCAGCTTCGCCCGGTAGTAGCCCCACGGCACACGATCCACGCCGACGATCGAGAGCAGCACGTGATGGGTCACCCCGGCCCGCCGCTCCGCCTCCTGCAGCGTGCGGGTGACCGTCTCGAAGAACCGGGTGGCCACGCCCCGGTTCATCGTCGCGATGTTGGTCACGTCGATCACCACGTCGGCGCCGCGCAGCGCCTCGTCCAGCCCGGCCCCGGTGGTCACGTCCACCCCGGCCGACCGGGCGATCACCACGGCCTCGTGGCCCGCCGCCCGGGCCTGCCCGACCACCAGCCTGCCGATCATGCCGGTGCCACCGGCCACCGCCATCCGCATCCCGTCCACCTCTCTCGTACCTCGGTCCCATTCATGGACGAGACAGCCGGCGCGGATGTGACCTTCGCCGGCGCCCTGGGCCGGCGCCGGTCCGGCACGCGATCATGGCCGGATGGAGATCACCACCTGGTACCTGGAGCAGACCGATCCCGCCCAGCTGGTCCCCGGCGGCGCTCCGGCCGTGCCGGTGCAGGTCGTCCGGGCCGAGCTGCCCTCGCCGGAGCTGAGCCGCTTCCTCTACACCGCCGTCGGCGGCGACTGGTCCTGGACCGACCGCCTGCCCTGGACCTGGCAGCAGTGGCTGGACCATCTCGACCGGCCGGGCGTGGAGACCTGGGTGGCGTACGTGCGGGGCACCCCGGCCGGCTACGTCGAGCTGGACGGCACCCGCCCCGGCGAGGTGGAGATCGTCTACTTCGGGGTGCTGTCGCCGTTCATCGGCCGGCGCATCGGTGGCTTCCTGCTCGGCGTGGCGCTGGAGAAGGCGTGGTCGCTGGCCGGCCGGTGGCCCGCTCTGCCGCCGGTCACCCGGGTCTGGCTGCACACCTGCAGCCTGGACGGACCGGCCGCGCTCGCCAACTACCAGGCCCGCGGCCTGCGGGTCCAGCGCACCGAGACGACCATCGCCGAGGCCCCGGCCGAGGCGCCGGGCCCGTGGCCGGGCGCTGCCCGGCCACGCTGACCGATCCGTCCCGGCGGCGGGCTCCCGGCCGCCCGGTACGGCTCAGCCGGGCTTGACCGCGATGCGCCCGGGACCGACCGGCAGCAGCAGCAGCCGCGCGCCGGTCTGCGCGACGAACTCGTCGACGGCGTCCCGCGCCCCCTGGAAGGTCCCGTAGTCGTCGATGATCAGCACACCGCCGGGGGCCAGGCGCTCGTACAGCGACACCAGCTCGTGCCGGGTGGACTCGTACCAGTCGGTGTCCAGGCGCAGGATCGCGATCCGCTCCGGCGCCCGGGCCGGCAGGGTCGTCTCGACCGGCCCCTGGACGTAGTGGATCCGCTCCGGCGGGTACGGGATCGCCGCCAGCCCCTGACGGACGTCGGCCAGGCTGGCCACCGCCCAGATCCGCGCCGTCCGGGGCTGCGTGCTCAGCAGGTCCGCGACCGGCCGCCCGCCGTAGGTCAGGTCCTTGTCGGTGGGCGGCGTCATGCCGTCGAAGGTGTCGAAGAGGTAGAGGTCCCGGGTGGTCTCCCCGATCGCGAGCAGGGTGCGCGCCACCACGTGCATGCTGCCGCCCCGCCACACCCCGCACTCCACGATCGCCCCGGGGATGTCGTGCTCCACCACGTACCGGGTGGCCAGGTACAGCGCGTAGCGCTTCTCCTTGCGGGTCATCGTGTACGGCAGGGCGGCGCGCAGGATCGGCACGGCCAGCTCGTCCCAGTCGGCGGGGTAGGTCTCCTCCGCCGGCGGTCTGCCGGGACGCTCGGCCACCGGGGGCGGGGCGCTCTTCGCCGGTTGCCGCCCGCCGTTCGGCCGGCGCGGCACGGCCCGGGCGATCCGGTAGCCGGTGGTCGAGGTGAGCACGTGGTTGATGCCGGACTTCAGCGACCGGCGCCAGCGTTTCCCGGTCCCGGTCATGACGTCGTCACCGCCCTCCCCGGTCGTGCCCCGGCGCCGGCCGGCGCCGGGAACACCCGCCGGACCACCCGCTCGGCGGCGCCACCGTCGTCCAGGTAGCAGAATCGCTGCCGGAATCGCAGCCGGGTCTTGGCCGCCCGGTCGTCCGCGTACGCCCCGGTGCGGAACACCTCCAGCAGGTCGGGATAGGTGGTCGTGACCACCCCGGGCGGCTCCTCGAACAGGTCGAAGTAGACGCCGCGGACCACCCGGTAGGCCGGCCAGTCCGGGGCGAAGACGACGATCGGCCGGTCCAGGACCGCGTAGTCGAACATCAACGACGAGTAGTCGGTGATCAGCACGTCGGAGGCCAGGTAGAGGTCCTCCACCACCGGGTAACCGGACACGTCGCGCACCGGGCCCGGGCCGGCCGCGCGACCGCGTCCCGCCTTGACGTAGAAGTAGTGCGCGCGCACCAGGATCAGGTGTCCGGGCCCGAGCCGGCGGGCCAGGTCCTCGACGTCGAGCAGCATCCGGTGGGTCGGCTGCCATTCCCGGTGTGTGGGGGCGTAGAGCACCACCGTGGTGCCCGCCGGGATGCCGAGCCGGTCGCGCACCGCGGCGACCTCCCGCGCGGTGGCCCGGGCCAGCCGGTCGTTGCGCGGATAGCCCACCTCCAGGGTCTCGTGCCGGCAGGGGTAGGCGCTGTCCCAGTGCTCGCTGGTGAAGGCGTTGGCGCTGACGCTGAAGTCCCAGCGGTCCGCCCGGCGCATCTGCGCCACGAAGTCCGGGTCCTTCACCCCGGCCGGATACTGCGCCTGGTCCAGGCCCATCGTCTTGAGCGGGGTGCCGTGGTGGGTCATCACGTGCACGGCGTCGCGGCGCTTGGTCGCCCAGTCCGGCCAGTTGACGTTGTTGACCAGGTACTTGGCCCGGGCCAGCGCCCGGTGGTAGGCACGGGTCCCGCTGATCACGAAGTCGACGCCGGGCGGCAGGTCCGGCACCCGGTCGCGGTGCACCGCCCAGACCCCGCGCAGTCCGGGCACCAGCTCGCGGGCCTTCTCGTAGATGGCGGCGGGATTGCAGGCGTAGCCGCGGTGCCAGTAGGCGGAGTAGAGGACCAGGGTCTCGTCGGCCGGCAGGCGCAGCTGCAGCCGGTAGTACAGCCGCAACGCGAACGCGCCGACGGCTCCGGCGGCCCGGCGGGTCCGGCGGCCGGTGCGCCGAGCCGTACGCTTGGTCCACATCCGGCAGCGGTTGGCCACCCGCAACAGTTCGAAGGTGCGGTAACAGCCGCGGGCCACGCACCGGTGTTTGACGCCCTCGACGCCGGGCGGGACCGGGTAGCCGCCCGGCGGCAGCAGCGCCGCGTAGTGCTCGTGCGCGCGGCTGAAGAACTCCCGCCGCGAGCGGCCCTCGATCCGCTGGTTGTTGGCCAGCACCCGCAGGAAGTGCCAGATCATCTGCCGGAAGAGCACGGGCCGCACCGCCGCCGGGTCGCGGCCGCAGCGCTCGACCAGCTCATGCGTACGGGCCCAGGCCGCGAAGATCGCGAAGTGCCCGTGGCCGGCGGTCCGGGTGGCGGCGCCCAGCCGGCGCTGCCGGTAGTGCACGCACGGGCGGTCCAGCAGGCTGATCCGCTCGGCGGCGGAGAGCACCGAATACGTGTACGGCAGGTCCTCGTACCAGCCGGCCTCGAAACGGAAGCCCAGGCGGTGCAGCAGCCGCCGCCGGACCACCTTGTTCCAGCCCACGTGCAGCATCCCGATCAGCGGTGGCCAGTCGTGCAGGGCGAAGACGTCCGGGGCGTCGCGGAAGACCCGGCGCGTCGCGCTCCTTCGGACCTGGCCCGTCCAGGACACCCGGACCCAGTCGACCACGAGCACGTCGGGGCCGGTCTCGCGGAGCCGGTCGGCGACCGCGGCGAGCGCGCCGGGCGCCAGCCAGTCGTCGCCGTCGACGAACCAGACGTATTCGCCGGTGGCCCGGTCGAGCCCGGCGTTGCGGGCCGGGCCGGGGCCGATGTTGGTGTCCAGGGTGACCGTGCGCACGCGTGCGTCGCGGGCGGCGTACTCGGCGAGGATCCTCGAGCTGCCGTCGGTGGACGCGTCGTCGACCACGATCACCTGCACGTCGGCGAACGGCTGGTCGAGGATCGAGTCGAGACATTGACGCAGATATCCCTGTACGTCGTGAACCGGGATCACGACGCTGATCAAGGCCATCACATCATCTCCGGCTGGAGGGACCGGACAGGGCCGGCCGATCGACGCCGCCACGACAAACGTGCGGGAACTCCCCGAAAGCGAAGGTATTCCCACTTTATCCGGCGGATCGGTCCGGCGCGGCGGTTCCACCGTCTCGGCGGGCGCCGGCCGCGTCGAACCGGTCGCCTGTCACGATGGGGGCGCACCCGGACATGAGGTGACCGTGAGCTCCGACGATCAGTTCCGGCAGGTGTACGCCGCCACCTTCGAGCCGCTGCTGGGCTACGCCCTGCGCCGGGTCGAACAGCCCGCCGACGCGGCCGACGTGGTGGCCGAGACGTTCCTGATCGCCTGGCGGCGC is a genomic window of Actinoplanes teichomyceticus ATCC 31121 containing:
- a CDS encoding SDR family oxidoreductase, which produces MRMAVAGGTGMIGRLVVGQARAAGHEAVVIARSAGVDVTTGAGLDEALRGADVVIDVTNIATMNRGVATRFFETVTRTLQEAERRAGVTHHVLLSIVGVDRVPWGYYRAKLRQEEVALAGGVPATVLRATQFHEFAVQSLTRFPGPVAVVPRMLSQPVAAREVAAELVRLAAGPPLGMAPEMAGPEPVPLADMVRRAARRHGPRKLVLGVPMPGRAGRAMATGGNLPDRPGVRGTQTFGQWLAEPR
- a CDS encoding GNAT family N-acetyltransferase, whose translation is MEITTWYLEQTDPAQLVPGGAPAVPVQVVRAELPSPELSRFLYTAVGGDWSWTDRLPWTWQQWLDHLDRPGVETWVAYVRGTPAGYVELDGTRPGEVEIVYFGVLSPFIGRRIGGFLLGVALEKAWSLAGRWPALPPVTRVWLHTCSLDGPAALANYQARGLRVQRTETTIAEAPAEAPGPWPGAARPR
- a CDS encoding TylF/MycF/NovP-related O-methyltransferase, yielding MTGTGKRWRRSLKSGINHVLTSTTGYRIARAVPRRPNGGRQPAKSAPPPVAERPGRPPAEETYPADWDELAVPILRAALPYTMTRKEKRYALYLATRYVVEHDIPGAIVECGVWRGGSMHVVARTLLAIGETTRDLYLFDTFDGMTPPTDKDLTYGGRPVADLLSTQPRTARIWAVASLADVRQGLAAIPYPPERIHYVQGPVETTLPARAPERIAILRLDTDWYESTRHELVSLYERLAPGGVLIIDDYGTFQGARDAVDEFVAQTGARLLLLPVGPGRIAVKPG
- a CDS encoding bifunctional glycosyltransferase/CDP-glycerol:glycerophosphate glycerophosphotransferase → MALISVVIPVHDVQGYLRQCLDSILDQPFADVQVIVVDDASTDGSSRILAEYAARDARVRTVTLDTNIGPGPARNAGLDRATGEYVWFVDGDDWLAPGALAAVADRLRETGPDVLVVDWVRVSWTGQVRRSATRRVFRDAPDVFALHDWPPLIGMLHVGWNKVVRRRLLHRLGFRFEAGWYEDLPYTYSVLSAAERISLLDRPCVHYRQRRLGAATRTAGHGHFAIFAAWARTHELVERCGRDPAAVRPVLFRQMIWHFLRVLANNQRIEGRSRREFFSRAHEHYAALLPPGGYPVPPGVEGVKHRCVARGCYRTFELLRVANRCRMWTKRTARRTGRRTRRAAGAVGAFALRLYYRLQLRLPADETLVLYSAYWHRGYACNPAAIYEKARELVPGLRGVWAVHRDRVPDLPPGVDFVISGTRAYHRALARAKYLVNNVNWPDWATKRRDAVHVMTHHGTPLKTMGLDQAQYPAGVKDPDFVAQMRRADRWDFSVSANAFTSEHWDSAYPCRHETLEVGYPRNDRLARATAREVAAVRDRLGIPAGTTVVLYAPTHREWQPTHRMLLDVEDLARRLGPGHLILVRAHYFYVKAGRGRAAGPGPVRDVSGYPVVEDLYLASDVLITDYSSLMFDYAVLDRPIVVFAPDWPAYRVVRGVYFDLFEEPPGVVTTTYPDLLEVFRTGAYADDRAAKTRLRFRQRFCYLDDGGAAERVVRRVFPAPAGAGARPGRAVTTS